The Solidesulfovibrio sp. DNA window GGATACGGTCAGCCGCGAGGACGCGCTGTTCGTGGCCAGCCTCGGGGCGCGCCAGGTCGGCATCGGCAAGCGTTCGTTCCCGCTGCTCACCGAGCGGGAAATCGTCTGCCTGCTCATCCCGCGCGGCAACCTCACCCCCGAGGAACGCCGGGAGATCGAGCGTCATCCGGCGGAATCCCACCGCATCCTGCGCCATATCCCGTTTCCCGACAACATGGCCCGCCTGCTGGACATCATCTCCCAGCACCACGAGCGCCTGGACGGCTCGGGCTATCCCGGCGGCCTCAAGGACACGGACATCTTGCTGCAAAGCCGCATCATCGCCATCGTGGACATCTACGACGCCATCACCATGGCCCGGCACTACAAGCCGGCCCTGCCCCGCGAAAAAGCCCTGGACATCCTGTGGCAGGAAGCCAGGGCCGGTCGTATCGACGCGCGGCTGGTGGAGCTGCTGGCGGACAATATCGGCCCGGTGGAGGCGGATTGCCAGTGCCTCGAAGGCCGGCTCGACCTGACGGCCTTCCTGGAGGCCGGGCACGCCTGAGCCCCGCCCGCCGGCCCATGGCGGACGGCCGCCCTAGCCCAAGGCCTTCTTGTCGGCCACGGCGGCGGACAGTTCCGCCTCGGCCACGAGCACATCGCCCACATGGGCCTCGGCCCGCATCCGGCACAACGCCATCCGACGCTTGAGGTCGAAGCAGCGCAGGGTCAGCTGGTCGCCGGGCACCACCGGGCGGCGGAACTTGGCCTTCTCCACCCCGGTGAACATGAAAATGCGGTCGCCCAGGGGCCCGTCCAGGCTCTTGGAGACGAGCAGCCCCCCGGCCTGGGCCAGGGCTTCCAGGATGAGCATGCCCGGCATGACCGGCGCGCCCGGGAAATGCCCCTGGAAAAACGGCTCGTTGATGGTCACGTTTTTCAGGGCCACGATGGACTGGCCGGGTTCGTAGGCGATGACGCGGTCCACGAGCAGGAAGGGATAGCGGTGGGGCAGGAGGTCGAAGATCTCGCCGATGCCGATGCCGCCTGGCGCTGCGGTCATGGGGTTCTCCCGTTGGGTGCGAAAAGGGCCGAAGCGCCAGCCGCTTCGGCCCGAACAACCCCGACATCCGCGCCACGGCCTCGCCGCGGCCCCGGTCGGGTACCAGGGGCGTCACCGCCCGGCACGGCGGCCTCCCGCGCGGTTCCGGGAGGTTCGCCGGCCAGCGGGAAGCCCGGCCTTACTTGCTCTTGTCGAACTGCGCCTGGATGGCGGCGGTCACGTCCATGCTGGGATCGTAATACGGCACGCTGCGGGCTTCCAGGATCACGGTGTAGCCGTTCTTGCTGGCGTATTCCGTGACGATCTTCTGCAGGCGGGACAGCAGCGGCTGGAGCACGGACTGCTGGGCCTGCTGCTCTTCCTGCTGGAGCTTGTTGCGGTCTTCGATGTACTTGCGGGCCTTGTTCTCGAAGTCGGCCGCCTTGCTCTTCATGGCATCCTGGGACAGGGCCACGCTTTTTTTCTGCAGTTCGTCCTGCATCTTTTTCAGGTCCTCGCCTTGGGCGGCCAGTGCCTTTTCCCGCGACTCGAACTTGGTCTTGAGGCCGGACAGGGCCGACTTGCCCTGGCTGGAGTTGGAAAGGGCGTCATCAAGGTTGATGATGCCGATCTTGCCCTGGGCAAACGCCGTCATCGGCACGACCAGAAAGGCCAACACGATTACCATCCGCACCATAACGCCCATGACTCGACTCCTTGCTCGTTCCGTGTTTCGGGGGGCTTTCGCCCCCCGGTTATCTTGCCCCGTTCTCGACAGGGACAGACGCGTCGGTCGGCGATGCGTCGGTCCCGGCCCGTGACGCGCGCGCCCCGCCCGGCCGGCGGGGGGGCCGCCACCCACCACATGCGGTGGAANNNNNNNNNNCGGGCCGGTG harbors:
- the fabZ gene encoding 3-hydroxyacyl-ACP dehydratase FabZ, giving the protein MTAAPGGIGIGEIFDLLPHRYPFLLVDRVIAYEPGQSIVALKNVTINEPFFQGHFPGAPVMPGMLILEALAQAGGLLVSKSLDGPLGDRIFMFTGVEKAKFRRPVVPGDQLTLRCFDLKRRMALCRMRAEAHVGDVLVAEAELSAAVADKKALG
- a CDS encoding OmpH family outer membrane protein, producing MGVMVRMVIVLAFLVVPMTAFAQGKIGIINLDDALSNSSQGKSALSGLKTKFESREKALAAQGEDLKKMQDELQKKSVALSQDAMKSKAADFENKARKYIEDRNKLQQEEQQAQQSVLQPLLSRLQKIVTEYASKNGYTVILEARSVPYYDPSMDVTAAIQAQFDKSK